A window of Ruminococcus champanellensis 18P13 = JCM 17042 contains these coding sequences:
- a CDS encoding SpoIID/LytB domain-containing protein, protein MQVRKRIKSVAAALALLFSYATVAAVPATGATAAEQTLELQNTCSVEEYEVTNWWKAELSDYDASLTPVSYEWTDTDETVTDDDIENKNVDQSERRDPPQAAELGAANPDPGSFVITTYGYGHGVGMSQNGANYYASYAGMNYQQILEHYYPGTSLINTETAGSETITVAGASGSVLDLVSQVVYNEVGSTMNPEAMKAQAVAAYTYIKYYGNNGHDLRRKANPPANVISAVESVLGEALTYNGAYALTTFYASSGGSSASCSDVFAADIPYLRSVDSEYDAACDPYYGLRQSYSAEEMRKLLENALGIQLSEDPSNWISFTTGEGGYVSFVNIDGQVNIKGNRFRTMLGLRSPKMECVYGE, encoded by the coding sequence ATGCAAGTTCGAAAACGAATTAAAAGTGTCGCAGCGGCGCTTGCATTGCTGTTCAGCTATGCAACAGTGGCTGCAGTGCCGGCAACGGGTGCAACGGCTGCGGAACAAACACTTGAACTTCAGAACACGTGCTCTGTGGAGGAATATGAAGTAACAAACTGGTGGAAGGCTGAGCTGTCGGACTATGACGCAAGCCTGACGCCCGTGAGCTATGAATGGACCGATACCGACGAAACGGTTACGGACGATGACATTGAAAATAAAAATGTTGACCAGAGTGAGCGGAGAGATCCCCCTCAGGCAGCAGAGCTGGGCGCAGCAAATCCGGATCCGGGCAGTTTTGTGATTACCACATACGGCTACGGTCACGGGGTTGGCATGAGCCAGAACGGCGCCAACTATTACGCAAGCTACGCAGGAATGAATTATCAGCAGATCCTGGAGCATTATTATCCGGGTACCAGCCTGATCAACACCGAGACGGCAGGTTCCGAAACCATTACGGTGGCTGGTGCCAGCGGCAGCGTACTGGATCTGGTTTCCCAGGTCGTGTACAACGAAGTCGGCAGCACCATGAACCCGGAGGCTATGAAGGCACAGGCGGTTGCAGCCTACACCTACATCAAGTACTACGGCAACAACGGTCATGACCTGCGGCGCAAGGCCAATCCTCCGGCAAACGTCATCAGTGCGGTGGAATCCGTGCTGGGCGAGGCGCTGACCTATAACGGCGCTTACGCATTGACTACCTTCTACGCTTCTTCCGGCGGATCCTCCGCCTCCTGCTCTGATGTATTTGCAGCAGATATCCCGTATCTGAGAAGTGTGGATTCCGAATACGACGCAGCCTGCGATCCCTACTACGGGCTTCGGCAGAGCTACTCCGCAGAAGAAATGAGAAAGCTTCTGGAAAATGCCCTGGGCATTCAGCTTTCCGAGGATCCTTCCAATTGGATCAGCTTCACCACCGGAGAGGGCGGTTATGTTTCCTTTGTAAACATTGACGGCCAGGTAAACATCAAGGGCAACCGGTTCCGCACCATGCTGGGACTGAGATCTCCCAAGATGGAATGCGTCTACGGCGAATAA